In Helianthus annuus cultivar XRQ/B chromosome 9, HanXRQr2.0-SUNRISE, whole genome shotgun sequence, the following are encoded in one genomic region:
- the LOC110878051 gene encoding WEB family protein At2g40480 encodes MAGTLQSPRVEIDTSPPFGSVKEAVTRFGGRGSWIPVQVPRLAGHDLEEIDMETVEKQAADLEKELITKEQETFEVLKELESTKGVMEGLKVNLMKEVSSVLNSNPDSGTVTPVDKSTDSLTVCPLPLPPGVILTELKEAKSKLNRTTNDLAMIRASVESLNKKMRSHKANLAEKEVETKRVIEESIDVSNGSNKLTYEAQQFMKMEEAAQYEVIKATSEIEHTKMSIKMVEMRLIAAKKMEEAARAMEAVACAENIGGDKPMIREGITLSYEEYSELSQKAQKAEQVFRKNDYHRKDVNLSTMGFLKNSVDQTDDVKFSRKALEEALGPRTDAANGNNLEYKNGNNHSKTRNLTPLRGYTPRRYEPLIRDDSNLINKESRPVLRTSVSIGDILSRKLILQDNIVVREDVESQTRRDDASLSEMLREQSSLIFHESGKTDKEGRIDKQFYTQRKKFGFIHVSLPLTKHNRKKPNPQPPHALNIKYP; translated from the exons ATGGCTGGAACACTTCAGTCCCCTCGAGTTGAGATCGATACATCCCCGCCTTTTGGCTCGGTTAAGGAGGCTGTGACCCGGTTCGGAGGACGTGGTTCGTGGATTCCTGTTCAAGTTCCTCGACTTGCCGGT CATGATCTCGAAGAAATCGACATGGAAACAGTAGAGAAACAAGCTGCAGATCTAGAAAAAGAACTGATCACCAAAGAACAAGAAACATTTGAAGTACTCAAAGAACTCGAGTCAACGAAAGGAGTCATGGAAGGACTTAAAGTCAACCTCATGAAAGAAGTCTCATCAGTCCTCAATTCGAATCCGGATTCAGGGACTGTGACACCCGTTGACAAGTCAACGGATAGTTTGACCGTGTGTCCACTCCCATTGCCACCTGGCGTCATCTTGACGGAGCTAAAAGAAGCAAAGTCGAAGCTAAATAGAACAACCAATGATCTTGCTATGATCCGCGCTTCTGTTGAATCTTTAAACAAAAAAATGCGATCCCATAAGGCGAACTTGGCTGAAAAAGAAGTGGAAACCAAACGCGTGATTGAAGAGTCGATAGATGtttcaaacgggtcaaacaaattGACATATGAAGCACAACAGTTTATGAAAATGGAAGAGGCTGCACAATATGAGGTGATCAAGGCAACATCCGAGATTGAGCACACGAAAATGAGTATAAAAATGGTGGAAATGAGGTTAATTGCGGCAAAAAAGATGGAGGAGGCTGCTAGAGCTATGGAAGCAGTGGCTTGTGCTGAGAATATTGGCGGTGATAAACCGATGATTCGCGAAGGAATAACGCTTTCGTATGAAGAATACTCTGAACTCTCGCAAAAGGCGCAAAAAGCCGAACAAGTTTTTAGGAAAAATGATTATCATAGGAAGGATGTTAATCTGTCTACAATGGGCTTTCTCAAGAAttcagttgatcaaacagatgaTGTTAAATTCAGCagaaaggcccttgaagaggcttTAG GGCCTAGAACAGATGCTGCAAATGGAAACAATCTTGAATACAAAAATGGTAATAATCACTCAAAAACCAGAAACTTAACCCCGCTCCGTGGTTATACTCCTCGACGATACGAACCATTGATTAGGGATGATTCAAACTTGATCAACAAGGAATCAAGGCCGGTTTTGAGAACAAGTGTCTCAATTGGTGATATCTTGAGCAGAAAACTTATCCTACAAGATAATATAGTTGTTCGCGAGGATGTTGAAAGTCAAACCCGAAGAGATGATGCATCTTTAAGCGAAATGCTTCGCGAACAAAGCAGTCTTATATTTCATGAATCTGGAAAAACCGACAAAGAAGGTAGAATCGATAAGCAGTTCTATACTCAAAGGAAGAAATTTGGTTTCATTCATGTATCACTACCTTTAACCAAACATAACAGGAAGAAACCAAATCCACAACCTCCACATGCATTAAATATTAAGTATCCTTAA